One Fusobacterium ulcerans DNA segment encodes these proteins:
- the ftsH gene encoding ATP-dependent zinc metalloprotease FtsH, translated as MEEKVLYIEEEEVRESEKKEKPQEDEKKTSEEPDSKKPQEDEEKKKEEKEKIHDEIKERKEELKSKLRDGLNQNNNKEEDRANKLKSLGGKFNFKGFVMLLFIVTLIASAPALLSTNTKTPSNEIGYSEFISHVKNKEIIKVNEKEGYVYGYSPEDEKKEVKSYKARMITDRLGDDPVLVKTIEENSASIKSLPPQELPFLLNMLASWFPMLLLIGVWIFMLNRMNKGSGGGPQIFNMGKSKAKDNGEEISKVTFADVAGIPEAKVELEEVVSFLKEPEKFKKVGAKIPKGVLLLGGPGTGKTLLAKAVAGEAKVPFFSMSGSEFVEMFVGVGASRVRDLFNKARKSAPCIIFIDEIDAVGRKRGSGQGGGNDEREQTLNQLLVEMDGFGTDETIIVLAATNRPEILDKALMRPGRFDRQVIVDNPDIKGREEILKVHIRGKKIAKDVDLSIIAKKTPGFVGADLANMLNEAAILAAREGREEITMDDLEEASEKVSIGPERKSKVVVEKERKISAYHEAGHAVVTHLLPNTDPVHKVTIVPRGRAGGFTMSLPEEEKGYYFKSEYLNMIKYALGGRAAEQIVFNDITTGASSDIQHVTGIVHSMVKVYGMSDKFGPILLDGTREGDLFQQKYYSEETGKDIDEEILSIVNTQYQETLKLLRDNFDKLDVIAKALLEKETLNRAEFEALMNGKTLADLAESKKEAAEIKADEVIEEKEKEEVIEKIEEDKEFDKENQE; from the coding sequence ATGGAAGAAAAAGTGCTTTACATAGAGGAAGAAGAGGTAAGAGAGTCTGAGAAAAAAGAAAAACCACAAGAAGACGAAAAGAAAACCTCTGAAGAGCCAGATAGTAAAAAACCACAAGAAGATGAAGAAAAGAAAAAAGAAGAAAAAGAGAAAATACATGATGAGATAAAAGAAAGAAAAGAAGAGCTTAAATCTAAATTAAGAGATGGATTGAACCAAAACAACAACAAAGAAGAGGATCGTGCTAACAAATTAAAAAGCCTTGGAGGAAAATTTAATTTTAAGGGTTTTGTTATGCTGCTTTTCATTGTTACATTGATAGCTTCTGCTCCAGCTCTTTTATCAACTAATACTAAAACTCCAAGTAATGAAATTGGATATAGTGAATTTATAAGTCATGTAAAAAACAAAGAGATAATAAAAGTTAATGAAAAAGAAGGATATGTATATGGTTATTCACCTGAAGATGAAAAGAAAGAAGTGAAATCATATAAAGCAAGAATGATAACTGACAGATTGGGAGATGATCCTGTTTTAGTTAAAACAATAGAAGAGAACAGTGCTTCTATAAAATCACTTCCACCTCAGGAATTACCATTCTTATTAAATATGCTTGCATCTTGGTTCCCAATGCTTCTATTGATAGGAGTATGGATATTCATGCTTAATAGAATGAACAAAGGAAGCGGTGGAGGACCTCAAATATTTAATATGGGAAAATCTAAAGCTAAAGATAATGGTGAAGAGATATCTAAGGTAACATTTGCTGATGTAGCAGGTATTCCAGAAGCAAAAGTAGAACTTGAAGAAGTTGTAAGTTTCTTAAAAGAACCAGAAAAATTTAAAAAAGTAGGAGCAAAGATACCTAAAGGAGTATTGCTGCTAGGAGGACCTGGAACAGGTAAAACTCTTCTTGCTAAAGCGGTAGCTGGAGAAGCTAAAGTACCATTTTTCAGCATGTCTGGATCTGAATTCGTAGAAATGTTCGTAGGGGTAGGAGCTTCAAGAGTAAGAGATTTATTTAACAAAGCTAGAAAAAGTGCTCCTTGTATCATATTTATTGATGAGATAGATGCTGTAGGTAGAAAAAGAGGTTCTGGACAAGGTGGAGGAAATGATGAGAGAGAACAAACTCTTAACCAGCTTCTAGTAGAGATGGATGGGTTTGGAACTGATGAAACTATCATAGTACTTGCTGCAACTAACAGACCTGAGATACTGGATAAAGCTTTAATGAGACCTGGAAGATTTGACAGACAGGTAATAGTTGATAATCCTGATATTAAAGGAAGAGAAGAAATATTAAAAGTACACATTAGAGGTAAAAAAATTGCTAAAGATGTAGACTTATCTATAATAGCTAAGAAAACTCCGGGATTTGTAGGGGCTGACCTTGCAAATATGCTTAATGAAGCTGCAATTCTTGCTGCAAGAGAAGGCAGAGAAGAAATAACTATGGATGACTTGGAAGAAGCATCTGAAAAAGTAAGTATAGGACCAGAAAGAAAATCTAAAGTAGTAGTAGAAAAAGAGAGAAAAATATCAGCTTATCACGAAGCAGGACATGCTGTTGTAACTCATTTACTGCCAAATACAGACCCCGTTCATAAAGTAACAATAGTTCCAAGAGGAAGAGCTGGAGGGTTTACTATGTCGCTTCCTGAAGAGGAAAAGGGATATTATTTTAAAAGTGAATACTTAAATATGATAAAATATGCTTTAGGTGGAAGAGCAGCTGAGCAGATTGTATTTAATGATATAACTACAGGAGCAAGCAGTGATATTCAGCATGTTACAGGTATTGTTCACAGTATGGTAAAAGTTTATGGAATGTCAGATAAATTTGGACCAATACTTCTTGACGGAACTAGAGAAGGAGATTTATTCCAGCAGAAATATTACAGTGAAGAAACTGGAAAAGATATAGATGAAGAAATTCTTTCAATAGTAAATACTCAGTATCAAGAAACTTTAAAATTATTAAGAGATAATTTTG
- the tilS gene encoding tRNA lysidine(34) synthetase TilS, which produces MNLYGEILRKNKKDNLVEKNDKIVVGFSGGPDSVFLVEMLMKLRENINFDMVLVHINHLLRGENSDGDEKFSIEYGKKKGLQVFSRKINITALGKDMGLTLEEAGRKARYDLFKEVFEKIGANKIALAHNKDDQLETFMFRLTRGAGLEGLEGIVAKRDVYIRPISEIYKKDIVEYLNKNSIPYRIDETNFENEFTRNSIRLDLIPFIEKRYNPKFKDKLYSLIEEIREVNKVLEIRLEEYVVNNKLSIEKLKKLDKYLLSKVLIQYLYSYGIEVSRKKIQLIEDILDKGGSKDISLNGEFVLKKEYDFLAIEKNTKKENQCIKEVELEIPGQIIFGEYVIEASFTDKILYDNQNFYTSLKMGDKLKIRSRKDGDRIIPIGMTSEKKVKDILINEKVPKEKRDTIPLVLYNEEIVWIAGIKGNEKYKNSDYKSCVKLNIRRISS; this is translated from the coding sequence ATGAATTTATACGGGGAAATCCTAAGAAAAAACAAAAAAGACAATTTAGTAGAAAAAAATGATAAAATAGTAGTTGGTTTTTCAGGAGGCCCTGACTCAGTTTTTTTAGTTGAAATGTTGATGAAACTCAGGGAAAACATAAATTTTGATATGGTTCTTGTGCATATAAATCACCTATTAAGAGGAGAAAATTCTGATGGTGATGAAAAATTTTCAATAGAATATGGAAAGAAAAAAGGATTACAAGTTTTTAGCAGAAAAATAAATATAACAGCACTAGGTAAAGATATGGGTCTTACTTTAGAGGAAGCTGGAAGAAAAGCAAGATATGATCTTTTTAAAGAAGTCTTTGAAAAAATAGGAGCTAATAAAATTGCTTTGGCTCATAATAAAGATGATCAGTTAGAAACATTTATGTTTAGATTGACAAGAGGAGCTGGTCTTGAAGGACTTGAAGGGATTGTTGCTAAAAGAGATGTATATATCAGACCAATATCTGAAATCTATAAAAAAGATATAGTTGAATATTTGAATAAGAATAGTATTCCTTATAGAATAGATGAGACAAATTTTGAAAATGAATTTACAAGAAATAGTATAAGATTAGATCTTATTCCATTTATAGAAAAAAGATATAATCCTAAATTTAAAGATAAACTTTACTCTTTGATAGAAGAGATAAGAGAAGTAAATAAAGTTTTGGAAATAAGGCTTGAAGAATATGTTGTTAATAATAAATTAAGTATAGAAAAATTGAAAAAGCTAGATAAATATCTTCTCAGTAAAGTATTGATACAATATTTATACAGTTATGGTATAGAAGTGTCGAGAAAGAAAATCCAACTGATAGAAGATATTTTAGATAAAGGAGGTAGCAAAGATATTTCTTTAAATGGGGAATTTGTTCTTAAAAAAGAATATGATTTCCTTGCAATAGAAAAGAACACAAAAAAGGAAAATCAATGTATAAAAGAAGTGGAATTAGAAATACCAGGTCAGATAATATTTGGAGAATATGTAATAGAGGCATCTTTTACTGATAAAATATTATATGACAATCAAAACTTTTATACCAGCTTAAAAATGGGAGATAAACTTAAAATCAGAAGCAGAAAAGATGGAGACAGAATAATTCCAATAGGAATGACATCAGAAAAGAAAGTAAAAGATATCCTTATAAATGAAAAAGTTCCAAAAGAAAAAAGAGATACAATCCCTTTAGTTTTGTATAATGAAGAGATAGTATGGATTGCAGGAATAAAAGGAAATGAAAAATATAAAAATTCTGATTATAAAAGCTGTGTAAAATTGAATATAAGGAGGATCAGTAGTTGA
- a CDS encoding B12-binding domain-containing radical SAM protein, with amino-acid sequence MSKVVIAAINSQYVHLNLAVRYLKKYTETNSNIKVEIYETNINNQLLNIIKDIFELNPDKIIFSTYIWNKEYVFEIVKEIKKVLPNVKIILGGPEVSFGWEKIMEENPEIDSILIGEGEKVFLNFLTEENDKVMGLVYRKDGEVCFNGTEKIIEDLDIIPFPYEKEELQDKTKIFYYESSRGCPFNCSYCMSSIDKTVRYYSLDRVKEDLKIFLDSPIKLLKFVDRTFNLKKERYMEIWKFLLENYREGITFHFEINANIFDDETLDFLETVPKGYFQFEIGVQTINPDTMKSINRNNILDKLAHNVRRINKNIHLHLDLIAGLPYETYEIFKKSFEYVHDLKPEMIQLGFLKLLRGTQMYNEAEKYEYKYFSKPPYEVFSNKFISFAEIIKLKNLEKILDYYYNSEKFTMSADYIIKRYYKSSFDFYEEIADYYDKKGYLKINHKESALFNILHDFYIEKGFKDIKVFEEYLKFDFIMLGKPGFYPEWLISLKDSELHNSIIKEKGFKSVREGHKNSELELFSFNIFNGNKEEINIFFNYKTREYEVIKNNEI; translated from the coding sequence GTGAGCAAAGTAGTTATAGCTGCCATAAACAGCCAATATGTGCATTTGAATCTGGCAGTGAGATATCTTAAAAAATACACAGAAACAAATAGTAATATAAAAGTAGAAATATATGAAACAAATATTAATAATCAGCTTTTGAATATAATAAAGGATATTTTTGAGCTGAATCCAGATAAAATAATTTTTTCAACATATATCTGGAATAAAGAATATGTATTCGAGATAGTAAAGGAGATAAAAAAAGTACTTCCAAATGTAAAAATTATATTGGGAGGACCAGAAGTATCTTTTGGCTGGGAGAAGATAATGGAAGAAAACCCAGAAATAGATAGTATCCTTATAGGAGAAGGAGAAAAAGTTTTTTTAAACTTTTTGACTGAAGAGAACGACAAAGTAATGGGCCTTGTTTATAGAAAAGATGGAGAAGTATGTTTCAATGGCACAGAAAAGATAATAGAAGATTTGGATATAATTCCATTTCCATATGAAAAAGAAGAATTGCAGGATAAAACTAAGATATTTTATTATGAAAGTTCAAGAGGATGCCCTTTTAATTGTTCATACTGCATGTCTTCAATAGATAAAACTGTAAGATATTATTCATTGGACAGAGTAAAAGAGGATTTAAAAATATTTTTAGATTCTCCAATAAAACTTTTAAAATTTGTAGACAGAACATTTAATCTGAAGAAAGAAAGATATATGGAGATATGGAAATTTCTTTTGGAAAATTATAGAGAAGGGATAACATTTCACTTTGAAATAAATGCAAATATTTTTGATGATGAAACATTGGATTTTCTTGAAACAGTGCCAAAAGGATACTTTCAATTTGAAATAGGAGTGCAGACTATAAATCCAGATACTATGAAAAGTATAAACAGGAATAATATATTGGATAAACTGGCTCATAATGTAAGAAGGATAAATAAAAATATTCATCTTCATCTTGACCTTATAGCTGGACTTCCTTATGAAACATATGAAATATTTAAAAAGTCTTTTGAATATGTTCATGATTTAAAACCAGAGATGATACAGCTTGGATTCCTGAAATTATTAAGGGGAACTCAAATGTACAATGAGGCTGAAAAATATGAGTATAAATATTTTTCTAAACCTCCATATGAAGTTTTTTCAAATAAATTTATATCTTTTGCTGAAATAATAAAACTTAAAAATCTTGAAAAGATATTAGATTACTATTATAACTCAGAGAAATTTACTATGAGTGCAGATTATATAATAAAGAGATATTATAAAAGCTCTTTTGATTTTTATGAGGAAATAGCAGATTATTATGACAAAAAAGGATATTTAAAAATAAATCATAAAGAATCAGCACTTTTTAACATATTACATGATTTCTATATAGAAAAAGGATTTAAGGATATTAAAGTTTTTGAAGAATATTTAAAATTTGATTTTATAATGTTAGGAAAACCAGGATTTTATCCTGAATGGTTAATTAGCTTAAAGGATTCTGAGCTTCACAACAGTATAATAAAAGAGAAAGGCTTTAAAAGTGTAAGAGAAGGGCATAAAAATAGTGAACTTGAACTTTTTTCTTTTAATATCTTTAATGGAAATAAAGAGGAAATAAACATATTCTTCAATTATAAAACACGAGAGTATGAAGTAATAAAAAATAATGAAATATAA
- the mltG gene encoding endolytic transglycosylase MltG, which produces MKKWIYTIAGMFILIATIVVVFFYFEINKKVNYHKIIEIKRGVPLKASLSSLPVSDSFVFKVYLKYRNEGKGIKAGYYELKGEMSMKDLIDVLEAGKDKVFKLTIPEGYSIAEIADLLEKNGRIDKDKFYKEFNGIEFPYPTPEGNFEGYLYPETYYIPESYNERLIIRTLLREFLKKFPPEKYEDKDEFYQKLIMASILEREAKLDKEKPLMASVFYNRIKKKMTLSSDATVNFLYDYKKRRMYYKDLEIDSPYNTYKYKGLPPGPISNPSVVSVEAAYNPADTDYLFFVATGDGGHFFSKTYREHLEFQRKNKENK; this is translated from the coding sequence ATGAAAAAATGGATCTATACTATTGCAGGGATGTTCATTCTAATTGCAACAATAGTAGTAGTTTTCTTCTACTTTGAAATAAATAAAAAAGTAAATTATCATAAGATAATTGAGATAAAAAGAGGTGTCCCATTAAAAGCATCTCTATCAAGCCTCCCTGTTTCAGACAGCTTTGTTTTTAAAGTTTATTTGAAATACAGAAATGAAGGAAAAGGAATAAAGGCAGGATATTATGAGCTGAAAGGCGAAATGTCAATGAAAGATCTTATAGATGTTCTTGAGGCAGGAAAAGATAAAGTATTTAAATTGACTATTCCAGAGGGATACAGCATAGCTGAAATAGCTGATCTTTTAGAAAAAAATGGAAGAATAGACAAGGATAAATTTTATAAAGAGTTTAATGGAATAGAATTTCCCTATCCTACACCAGAAGGAAATTTTGAAGGATATTTATATCCAGAAACATATTATATACCAGAAAGTTATAACGAGAGACTTATAATAAGAACATTATTGAGAGAATTTCTGAAAAAGTTTCCACCAGAAAAATATGAAGATAAAGATGAATTCTATCAAAAATTGATAATGGCATCTATTTTAGAAAGAGAAGCTAAACTTGATAAAGAAAAACCTCTTATGGCTTCTGTATTTTACAATAGAATAAAAAAGAAAATGACACTTTCTTCTGATGCAACAGTGAATTTTTTGTATGATTATAAAAAAAGAAGAATGTATTATAAAGATTTGGAAATAGATTCACCATATAACACTTATAAATATAAGGGACTTCCCCCAGGGCCAATATCTAATCCAAGTGTAGTTTCAGTAGAAGCAGCATACAATCCAGCTGATACAGACTACCTGTTTTTTGTTGCCACAGGGGATGGAGGACACTTTTTTAGCAAAACATATAGAGAACATTTGGAATTTCAAAGAAAAAATAAGGAGAATAAATAG
- a CDS encoding DEAD/DEAH box helicase, with protein sequence MEKLEEFKKLGLGEKTIKALSKKGYEKPTPIQALTIPALLDGEKDIIGQAQTGTGKTAAFSLPILERFEPGKVVQAIVLAPTRELAIQVAEEMNSLANGKKIRITPVYGGQSIEFQIRQLKKGTDIIVGTPGRVMDLMDRKLIKLDNLKYFILDEADEMLNMGFLEDVEKILESTNDEKRMLFFSATMPNEILKVAKKHMRDYEVLAVKTRELTTDLTDQIYFEVHERDKFEALCRIIDLTKDFYGIVFCRTKNDVNDVVGKLNDRGYDAEGLHGDISQNYREVTLKRFKAKKINVLVATDVAARGIDVNDLSHVINYSIPQEAESYVHRIGRTGRAGKEGTAITFITPQEYRRLLQIQKIVKTEIRKERVPGVKDVIQVKKFRLIEELNHILAENNFDNFKELSRELLNGEDAVDIVAALIKHSYEDVLDESNYNEINNSAPLEKTGKVRLFVALGRKNDMTPKKLVEMVTSKTKVDERKLKNVEVYENFSFLSVPFQEAEEIIEIFKQEKKGRKPLIEKAKEKKQ encoded by the coding sequence ATGGAAAAATTAGAAGAATTCAAAAAATTAGGACTGGGAGAGAAAACAATAAAGGCTCTTTCAAAAAAAGGATATGAAAAACCAACACCTATACAAGCTTTAACTATACCGGCATTATTAGATGGAGAAAAGGATATAATAGGACAGGCACAGACAGGAACTGGTAAAACAGCTGCTTTCTCTCTACCAATATTAGAAAGATTTGAGCCTGGAAAAGTAGTACAAGCTATTGTTTTAGCTCCTACTAGAGAACTTGCTATCCAAGTTGCTGAAGAAATGAACAGTCTTGCAAATGGTAAAAAAATAAGAATAACTCCTGTATACGGGGGACAATCAATAGAATTCCAAATCAGACAATTGAAAAAAGGAACTGACATAATAGTTGGAACTCCAGGAAGAGTAATGGATCTGATGGACAGAAAACTTATAAAATTAGACAACCTTAAATATTTCATATTAGATGAAGCTGATGAAATGCTTAACATGGGATTCCTAGAAGATGTAGAAAAAATTCTTGAATCTACAAATGATGAAAAAAGAATGCTTTTCTTCTCTGCTACAATGCCAAATGAGATATTAAAAGTTGCTAAAAAACATATGAGAGATTATGAAGTTTTAGCTGTAAAAACTAGAGAACTTACAACTGACCTTACTGATCAAATCTATTTTGAAGTACATGAAAGAGATAAATTTGAAGCTTTATGCAGAATAATAGATCTTACTAAAGATTTCTATGGAATAGTTTTCTGTAGAACTAAAAATGATGTAAATGATGTAGTTGGAAAATTAAATGACAGAGGATATGACGCTGAAGGGCTTCATGGAGATATCAGTCAAAACTATAGAGAAGTAACTTTAAAGAGATTTAAAGCTAAAAAAATAAATGTATTGGTAGCAACAGACGTAGCTGCAAGAGGAATAGATGTAAATGATCTTTCTCATGTAATCAACTATTCTATACCACAGGAAGCTGAAAGCTATGTACATAGAATTGGAAGAACTGGAAGAGCTGGTAAAGAAGGAACTGCTATAACATTTATCACTCCACAGGAATACAGAAGACTTCTTCAAATTCAAAAAATTGTAAAAACTGAAATCAGAAAAGAAAGAGTTCCAGGTGTAAAAGATGTAATTCAAGTTAAGAAATTCAGATTAATAGAAGAATTAAATCATATACTTGCTGAAAATAATTTTGATAACTTCAAAGAACTTTCAAGAGAACTTTTAAATGGTGAAGATGCAGTGGATATCGTTGCTGCTCTTATCAAACATTCATATGAAGATGTTCTTGATGAAAGCAATTATAATGAAATAAATAACAGTGCTCCATTGGAAAAAACTGGTAAAGTAAGACTATTTGTTGCTTTAGGAAGAAAAAATGACATGACTCCTAAGAAATTAGTAGAAATGGTAACTAGTAAAACTAAAGTTGATGAAAGAAAATTAAAGAATGTTGAAGTATATGAAAACTTCTCTTTCTTATCTGTTCCTTTCCAAGAAGCAGAAGAGATTATTGAAATATTCAAGCAAGAGAAAAAAGGAAGAAAGCCTTTAATAGAAAAAGCTAAAGAGAAAAAACAATAA